A part of Pristiophorus japonicus isolate sPriJap1 chromosome 15, sPriJap1.hap1, whole genome shotgun sequence genomic DNA contains:
- the LOC139225812 gene encoding autotransporter adhesin BpaC-like — protein sequence MVPSLWARVVLTPMRATESHTAPAESHTAAAESHTAPAESHTAPAESHTAPAESHTAPAESHTAPAESHTAAAESHTAPAESHTAPAESHTAPAESHTAAAESHTAPAESHTAPAESHTAPAESHTAAVESHTAPAESHTAPAESHTAPAESHTAPAESHTAPAESHTAPAESLTAAAESLTAPAESHTAPAESHTAPAESHTAPAESLTAPAESLTAAAESLTAPAESHTAAAESHTAPAESLTAPAESHTAAAESHTAPAESHTAPAESHTAPAESHTAPAESLTAAAESLTAPAESHTAPAESHTAAAESLTAAAESLTAPAESHTAPAESHTAAAESHTAPAESLTAPAESLTAAAESLTAPAESLTAAAEHCPRGESHCRRGESHCPRGESHCRMFAGFGTLAALLQSQLDGPRHLSVVFAAGSTSGRGGASGVSFGNGQF from the exons atggtgccttccctgtgggccagggtagTGCTGACGCCGATGCGG GCCACGGAGAGTCACACTGCCCCCGCGGAGAGTCACACTGCCGCCGCGGAGAGTCACACTGCCCCCGCGGAGAGTCACACTGCCCCCGCGGAGAGTCACACTGCCCCCGCGGAGAGTCACACTGCCCCCGCGGAGAGTCACACTGCCCCCGCGGAGAGTCACACTGCCGCCGCGGAGAGTCACACTGCCCCCGCGGAGAGTCACACTGCCCCCGCGGAGAGTCACACTGCCCCCGCGGAGAGTCACACTGCCGCCGCGGAGAGTCACACTGCCCCCGCGGAGAGTCACACTGCCCCCGCGGAGAGTCACACTGCCCCCGCGGAGAGTCACACTGCCGCCGTGGAGAGTCACACTGCCCCCGCGGAGAGTCACACTGCCCCCGCGGAGAGTCACACTGCCCCCGCGGAGAGTCACACTGCCCCCGCGGAGAGTCACACTGCCCCCGCGGAGAGTCACACTGCCCCCGCGGAGAGTCTCACTGCCGCCGCGGAGAGTCTCACTGCCCCCGCGGAGAGTCACACTGCCCCCGCGGAGAGTCACACTGCCCCCGCGGAGAGTCACACTGCCCCCGCGGAGAGTCTCACTGCCCCCGCGGAGAGTCTCACTGCCGCCGCAGAGAGTCTCACTGCCCCCGCGGAGAGTCACACTGCCGCCGCGGAGAGTCACACTGCCCCCGCGGAGAGTCTCACTGCCCCCGCGGAGAGTCACACTGCCGCCGCGGAGAGTCACACTGCCCCCGCGGAGAGTCACACTGCCCCCGCGGAGAGTCACACTGCCCCCGCGGAGAGTCACACTGCCCCCGCGGAGAGTCTCACTGCCGCCGCGGAGAGTCTCACTGCCCCCGCGGAGAGTCACACTGCCCCCGCGGAGAGTCACACTGCCGCCGCGGAGAGTCTCACTGCCGCCGCGGAGAGTCTCACTGCCCCCGCGGAGAGTCACACTGCCCCCGCGGAGAGTCACACTGCCGCCGCGGAGAGTCACACTGCCCCCGCGGAGAGTCTCACTGCCCCCGCGGAGAGTCTCACTGCCGCCGCGGAGAGTCTCACTGCCCCCGCGGAAAGTCTCACTGCCGCCGCGGAGCACTGCCCCCGCGGAGAGTCACACTGCCGCCGCGGAGAGTCACACTGCCCCCGCGGAGAGTCACACTGCCGCATGTTTGCTGGATTTGGGACTCTGGctgctctcctgcagtctcagctcgatggcccccgacacctcagtgttgtgttcgcggctgggtccacctcgGGCCGCGGGGGAGCTTCCG gtgtatcATTTGGGAATGGGCAATTCTGA